A stretch of Rhodothermus profundi DNA encodes these proteins:
- a CDS encoding hotdog fold thioesterase, producing MTEGNLMGHLGIRFTEIGDDYLVATMPVDHRTQQPFGLLHGGASVALAESMGSVGSHLCIDTARYYCVGLEINANHIRSVRSGLVKGIARPLHLGRRTQVWDIRIYDEQDRLVCISRLTLAVLAYQE from the coding sequence ATGACCGAAGGTAACCTGATGGGGCATCTGGGCATCCGGTTTACGGAAATTGGCGACGACTACCTGGTGGCTACCATGCCGGTCGATCATCGGACGCAGCAGCCGTTTGGCCTGCTGCATGGCGGAGCCTCGGTAGCGCTGGCCGAGTCGATGGGAAGCGTTGGTTCCCACCTGTGCATCGACACGGCGCGTTATTATTGCGTGGGATTGGAAATCAATGCGAATCATATTCGGTCGGTCCGTTCGGGGTTGGTCAAAGGCATTGCGCGACCACTTCATCTGGGCCGCCGCACGCAGGTGTGGGACATTCGCATCTATGATGAACAGGACCGACTGGTATGCATCAGCCGTCTGACTCTGGCTGTGCTGGCCTACCAGGAATAG
- a CDS encoding 3-hydroxyacyl-CoA dehydrogenase NAD-binding domain-containing protein, giving the protein MVESVQPAIRYERDAEGIVTLTMDLPGRSTNVINEAFANALAATLDRLEQEKDTLVGVLLTSAKPTFLAGADLEALLALQDPAQAFQQAEQFKTLLRRLETLGRPVVAVINGTALGGGLELALACHRRIVRDDPSIRLGFPEVTLGLIPGGGGITRLVRLLGLQEAYPYLIEGRQLSPREALQAGIVHELAESSEALLEKARAWIRSRPDPTQPWDRPDYRMPGGDPRHPRMFQLLAAAPAMLRKQTWGNYPAPAAILSAAVEGALVTFDAASRIESRYFARVATGPVAKNMIQTFWFQLNEINRGRSRPSHVPPTETKKVGVLGAGLMGHGIAYVTALAGMEVVLKDVSREKAEAGKHRIARLLDERVAKGRLTPEEKQAVLDRIQTTDRSEDLSGCDLVIEAVFENRKVKAQVIREIEPLLPGNAVFGSNTSTLPITSLAAYAQRPRQFVGIHFFSPVHRMRLVELIRGRQTSDEALAKAFDYVRKIGKTPIVVNDSRGFYTSRVFGAYLNEGLALLAEGQHPRAIEVAGRQAGMPIGPLAVADEVGLQLMQHIREQTEQDLAAEGKTLPPHPAYQVLDVMVRQHNRLGKTYGAGFYEYPKDGPKYLWPELRRLFPPQGTTLSQQEMIDRLLFIQALETVRCLEEGVLSSVADANVGSVLGWGFAPFYGGTLQFINAYGLGRFVARAEVLAERYGKRFAPPERLREMARRGEAFV; this is encoded by the coding sequence ATGGTCGAATCAGTACAACCGGCCATTCGCTACGAGCGTGACGCTGAAGGAATCGTCACGCTCACGATGGACCTTCCAGGACGCTCGACCAATGTCATTAACGAAGCTTTTGCCAACGCGCTGGCAGCGACGCTAGACCGACTGGAGCAGGAAAAGGACACCCTGGTCGGCGTCCTGCTGACCTCTGCCAAGCCTACGTTTCTGGCCGGAGCCGACCTGGAAGCCCTGCTGGCGCTGCAGGATCCGGCCCAGGCGTTCCAACAGGCTGAGCAGTTTAAAACGCTCTTGCGGCGGTTGGAGACGCTGGGGCGACCTGTGGTGGCTGTAATTAATGGAACGGCCCTCGGAGGCGGGCTGGAACTGGCCCTGGCCTGCCACCGGCGGATCGTACGGGACGACCCCTCCATTCGCCTGGGGTTTCCCGAGGTGACGCTCGGCCTGATTCCCGGAGGCGGGGGAATTACCCGGCTGGTCCGGCTACTCGGTCTTCAGGAGGCGTATCCGTATTTGATCGAAGGGCGGCAGCTCTCACCGCGCGAAGCGCTGCAGGCAGGAATCGTGCACGAGTTGGCTGAAAGCTCGGAAGCTCTGCTGGAAAAGGCCCGGGCCTGGATCCGCTCCCGGCCCGACCCGACGCAACCCTGGGATCGACCCGACTACCGAATGCCGGGAGGCGATCCGCGTCATCCCCGGATGTTTCAGCTCCTGGCTGCAGCGCCTGCCATGCTCCGCAAACAGACCTGGGGTAATTATCCAGCCCCCGCCGCCATTTTAAGTGCAGCGGTCGAAGGGGCGCTTGTCACGTTCGACGCAGCCAGCCGCATCGAGTCGCGCTACTTTGCCCGCGTGGCCACCGGTCCGGTGGCGAAAAATATGATTCAGACGTTCTGGTTTCAGCTCAATGAAATCAACAGGGGGCGCAGCCGTCCATCCCACGTGCCGCCTACCGAAACGAAAAAAGTGGGTGTGCTCGGGGCTGGACTGATGGGGCATGGCATCGCCTACGTGACTGCCCTGGCCGGTATGGAAGTGGTGCTCAAGGATGTCTCGCGGGAAAAGGCCGAAGCAGGCAAGCATCGCATTGCCAGGCTACTGGACGAGCGCGTGGCAAAAGGGCGGCTTACGCCTGAAGAAAAACAGGCGGTGCTCGACCGCATCCAGACGACCGATCGCAGCGAAGACCTGTCGGGATGCGACCTGGTCATTGAAGCGGTTTTTGAAAATCGGAAGGTCAAGGCGCAGGTCATTCGGGAAATTGAGCCGCTATTGCCGGGCAATGCGGTCTTTGGATCGAACACGTCCACCCTGCCCATTACCAGCCTGGCTGCCTATGCGCAACGGCCCCGGCAGTTTGTGGGCATCCACTTCTTTTCGCCGGTGCACCGCATGCGGCTGGTAGAGTTGATCCGGGGACGCCAGACGTCCGATGAGGCGCTGGCAAAAGCTTTTGACTATGTGCGCAAAATTGGCAAGACCCCGATTGTCGTAAACGACAGCCGGGGATTCTACACGTCGCGTGTGTTCGGGGCGTACCTGAACGAGGGGCTGGCGCTGCTGGCTGAAGGCCAACATCCCCGGGCTATTGAGGTGGCAGGCCGACAGGCCGGAATGCCTATCGGACCGCTGGCAGTGGCCGACGAGGTCGGATTGCAGCTCATGCAGCACATCCGGGAGCAAACGGAGCAAGACCTGGCGGCCGAGGGCAAAACGCTACCGCCGCATCCTGCCTACCAGGTGCTCGACGTGATGGTTCGACAGCACAATCGGCTGGGCAAAACGTACGGTGCCGGCTTTTACGAGTATCCTAAAGACGGACCGAAGTATCTGTGGCCGGAGTTGCGCCGGCTTTTTCCGCCGCAAGGGACTACCCTCTCGCAGCAGGAAATGATCGATCGTTTATTGTTTATCCAGGCGCTGGAGACGGTGCGCTGCCTGGAAGAAGGGGTGCTCTCTTCTGTGGCCGACGCCAACGTTGGCAGTGTTTTGGGCTGGGGGTTTGCCCCCTTCTACGGCGGTACGTTGCAATTTATCAATGCGTATGGCCTCGGGCGCTTTGTAGCCCGGGCGGAAGTCCTGGCCGAGCGGTATGGCAAGCGGTTTGCCCCGCCGGAGCGCCTCCGCGAGATGGCACGCCGCGGCGAAGCGTTTGTCTGA